In a single window of the Olivibacter sp. SDN3 genome:
- a CDS encoding Gfo/Idh/MocA family protein, with product MRINEKHTIKNPFSRRKFIFQVSRWGVGSIVLSTMTSLVSCGGTTSTEKADENKMKQKEGKKLGVALVGLGGYSGGQLAPALQETEHCYLAGIVTGSPDKIDEWKNKYKIPEGNIYDYENFDTIKDNPAIDIVYVVLPNSMHAEYTIRAAKAGKHVICEKPMAVTVEDCDRMISACKDAGKMLSIGYRLHFEPYNREMMRLGQEKVYGEIKKMVGENGMGSAGGWRLDKELAGGGPLMDVGIYCIQAMRYVTGMEPIAVSAKEGKKTQPDKYKEVEESLIWQMEFPGNLIAECKTSYSEGMNLLRAEAVNGWFELSPAYGYGGIQGETSEGKMDFEDVNQQALQMDDFAIAVKEERDTPVPGEMGKQDVKILQAIYRAMQTGERIEIT from the coding sequence ATGAGAATCAATGAAAAACACACTATCAAAAACCCTTTTTCCAGGAGAAAATTTATTTTTCAGGTATCCCGCTGGGGGGTCGGGAGTATAGTGTTGTCAACGATGACTAGCCTAGTGTCATGCGGTGGGACGACGAGTACGGAAAAGGCAGATGAAAATAAGATGAAACAGAAAGAGGGAAAAAAACTCGGTGTGGCTTTGGTGGGGCTTGGAGGTTATAGTGGCGGACAATTAGCTCCTGCATTACAGGAAACAGAACATTGTTATTTAGCAGGCATCGTAACTGGTAGTCCAGATAAAATCGATGAATGGAAAAATAAATATAAAATCCCCGAGGGTAATATTTACGATTATGAAAACTTTGATACCATAAAAGACAATCCGGCTATTGATATTGTATACGTGGTTTTGCCCAATTCTATGCACGCCGAATATACTATCCGGGCAGCCAAGGCTGGGAAACATGTTATTTGCGAGAAGCCTATGGCAGTGACGGTGGAAGACTGTGATAGGATGATTTCAGCCTGTAAAGACGCAGGGAAAATGCTTTCCATTGGTTACCGTTTACATTTTGAACCTTATAATCGAGAGATGATGCGTTTGGGACAAGAGAAAGTTTATGGTGAGATAAAAAAAATGGTGGGGGAGAACGGTATGGGAAGTGCCGGAGGTTGGAGATTGGATAAAGAGTTGGCCGGTGGAGGCCCCTTAATGGATGTCGGCATTTATTGTATACAGGCTATGCGTTATGTTACCGGTATGGAACCGATAGCCGTTAGCGCAAAAGAGGGCAAAAAAACACAACCTGATAAATATAAGGAGGTAGAAGAATCACTCATCTGGCAGATGGAGTTCCCGGGTAATCTGATAGCAGAGTGTAAAACCAGTTATAGTGAGGGTATGAACCTGTTGAGAGCGGAGGCTGTTAATGGTTGGTTTGAATTATCACCTGCATATGGGTATGGTGGCATTCAGGGAGAAACATCAGAAGGTAAAATGGACTTTGAGGACGTTAACCAACAGGCATTACAAATGGATGATTTTGCAATCGCTGTAAAAGAGGAAAGAGATACACCGGTTCCCGGTGAGATGGGTAAGCAAGATGTTAAGATTTTACAGGCAATTTATCGTGCCATGCAAACTGGTGAACGGATAGAAATAACTTAA
- the tenA gene encoding thiaminase II has product MSWSEGAWKKIEPIYQSIIEMPFILELMDGTLAADKFQFYMAQDAHYLEHFGRALAVIGARALDTADALAFMRFAENAIVVEAALHESYFREFGLEGRGKIEPACHHYIHFLKCTAALDIVEVGMAAVLPCFWIYKEVGDYIYNNRSSITNPYQRWIDTYAGEEFGIVVKNAIQICDRAAEATVDPIINRMDTAFITATHLEFDFWNAAYNQRQW; this is encoded by the coding sequence ATGAGTTGGTCTGAAGGTGCATGGAAAAAGATAGAGCCCATCTATCAATCAATTATTGAAATGCCGTTTATTTTAGAGTTAATGGATGGCACTTTGGCCGCTGATAAATTCCAGTTTTATATGGCGCAGGATGCACATTATTTGGAGCATTTTGGTAGGGCATTAGCCGTTATCGGTGCGCGGGCTTTGGATACCGCAGATGCGCTAGCATTTATGCGCTTTGCTGAAAATGCCATTGTAGTGGAAGCTGCTTTACACGAGTCCTATTTCCGGGAATTTGGGTTGGAAGGCAGAGGTAAAATAGAACCCGCTTGCCACCATTATATACACTTTTTGAAGTGCACGGCTGCCTTGGACATAGTAGAAGTGGGAATGGCCGCCGTATTACCCTGTTTTTGGATATATAAGGAAGTGGGAGATTATATCTATAACAACCGGTCGTCTATTACTAATCCTTATCAGCGATGGATCGATACATATGCAGGTGAGGAATTTGGCATAGTCGTTAAAAATGCCATCCAAATATGCGACCGCGCAGCAGAAGCTACTGTTGATCCGATAATAAATAGGATGGATACCGCATTTATAACAGCAACCCATTTGGAATTTGACTTTTGGAATGCAGCTTATAACCAAAGGCAGTGGTAA
- the thiD gene encoding bifunctional hydroxymethylpyrimidine kinase/phosphomethylpyrimidine kinase, with protein MIKQYKYPSALTIAGFDGSGGAGIQADIKTFSALGCYATSVLTALPVQNTQGVRSIYPIPTEVVQEQIEAILDDIFPAAIKIGMVHTSELVKTIVDTLRHYPSTPIVFDPVMVATSGHRLIEEKTVADIVDRLFPVATLITPNLDEASILAEMEIKTVDDMYLAGEKILKFGCQAVLIKGGHLDLPKITSLYFEANGDIHVFEFEKFQTNNTHGSGCTLSSAVAAYIAQGQKQLEAVSLGQSYVHKAIYHAIGVQIGKGNGPLNHFFDPQKLIKNELV; from the coding sequence ATGATTAAACAGTATAAATATCCCTCGGCTTTAACTATTGCAGGTTTTGATGGTAGCGGTGGAGCTGGTATCCAAGCCGATATCAAAACCTTTTCGGCCTTAGGTTGCTATGCGACGTCTGTGCTGACGGCTTTACCAGTGCAAAATACGCAAGGCGTTCGTAGTATCTATCCTATTCCAACAGAAGTCGTGCAGGAACAGATAGAAGCCATACTGGATGATATTTTTCCAGCTGCTATAAAGATTGGAATGGTGCATACCAGTGAATTGGTGAAAACCATCGTAGATACACTCAGGCATTATCCCAGCACGCCTATCGTATTTGATCCGGTGATGGTGGCTACCAGTGGCCATAGACTTATCGAAGAGAAAACTGTAGCAGATATTGTAGACAGGTTGTTTCCCGTAGCCACACTCATTACACCGAATTTAGATGAGGCAAGTATATTGGCCGAAATGGAGATCAAAACAGTTGACGATATGTACTTGGCTGGAGAGAAGATCTTAAAGTTTGGTTGTCAGGCTGTATTAATAAAAGGGGGGCATTTGGATTTACCAAAAATAACTTCTTTATATTTTGAAGCCAATGGCGATATTCACGTCTTTGAGTTTGAAAAATTTCAAACGAACAATACCCATGGGTCTGGTTGTACCTTATCGTCTGCTGTTGCAGCTTACATCGCTCAGGGACAAAAACAGTTGGAAGCAGTGTCGTTAGGGCAATCTTACGTTCATAAAGCTATATATCATGCTATAGGCGTGCAAATAGGTAAAGGTAACGGTCCATTGAACCATTTTTTTGATCCCCAAAAATTGATTAAGAATGAGTTGGTCTGA
- the thiE gene encoding thiamine phosphate synthase, translating to MTRHPLFPYQLYLVISEESCTKLNYLAVAEEAIRGGVDIIQFREKNIDTATYFKKAMSLKAITDKYNIPLIINDNLTVAMRVGAFGIHVGRNDVSPIVVREKWHSCRSLGYSIEYLTQLLNEEASAADYFGVSPVFNTKTKKNTVTEWGIEGLRKIRKLTEKPLIAIGNMHLENVSSVMKAGADCIAVVSAICTSDDPRQAAIELKTKILTS from the coding sequence ATGACTAGGCACCCCTTATTTCCTTATCAATTGTATTTAGTGATTTCGGAAGAAAGTTGTACGAAGCTCAATTACTTAGCTGTTGCAGAAGAGGCGATTCGAGGCGGTGTAGATATTATACAGTTTAGAGAAAAGAATATCGATACTGCGACCTATTTTAAGAAGGCTATGTCTTTGAAGGCGATTACCGATAAATACAATATTCCACTAATTATTAATGATAATTTAACCGTTGCCATGCGTGTGGGTGCATTTGGAATTCATGTGGGAAGGAATGATGTTTCGCCGATAGTGGTCCGCGAGAAGTGGCACAGTTGTCGAAGTTTAGGTTATTCGATAGAATATTTGACTCAGCTCTTAAACGAAGAAGCTTCAGCAGCCGACTATTTTGGGGTCAGTCCGGTTTTCAATACAAAAACAAAAAAAAATACCGTTACCGAATGGGGGATAGAGGGTTTGAGAAAGATCAGGAAATTAACCGAAAAGCCTTTGATCGCTATTGGGAATATGCACCTGGAAAATGTGTCGAGTGTCATGAAAGCAGGAGCAGACTGTATAGCGGTGGTTTCGGCTATTTGTACATCTGACGATCCGCGACAGGCTGCCATTGAATTAAAAACAAAGATATTAACATCATGA
- the thiM gene encoding hydroxyethylthiazole kinase, with protein sequence MEDSLWKHIQTVKSVSPLIHSITNLVVMNNTANALLAVGASPIMAHAHEEVKEMVGICQSLVANIGTIDEYIFQALTLAVEAANVLGKPWVLDPVGAGATSFRDKILSELLVQAPVVIRGNASEILALAKVSATKTKGADSTVQSDEAIDAARYLCQRYGTIVCVSGKKDIIVSENRLITIANGSPLMTKVTGLGCSATAVIGAFVAVVDDKVEAVAAATALFSICGELAAKQCNGPGSLQVLLLDKLYNLTEREFNNHLRIHFND encoded by the coding sequence ATGGAAGATAGCCTTTGGAAACATATTCAAACCGTCAAATCGGTATCCCCTTTAATACATAGTATCACCAACCTCGTAGTAATGAACAATACGGCGAATGCTTTGCTTGCAGTAGGTGCGTCTCCTATCATGGCTCACGCCCATGAGGAAGTAAAAGAAATGGTGGGTATCTGTCAGTCATTAGTTGCCAATATAGGCACTATTGACGAGTATATTTTCCAGGCTTTGACGCTCGCCGTTGAAGCCGCTAATGTACTTGGTAAGCCCTGGGTTTTAGATCCGGTTGGGGCTGGGGCAACATCTTTTCGCGACAAAATACTGTCAGAGCTGTTAGTGCAGGCACCGGTAGTGATTAGGGGCAATGCCTCCGAGATTTTAGCACTAGCAAAGGTAAGCGCTACGAAAACGAAAGGAGCAGATAGTACTGTGCAAAGTGATGAAGCCATAGATGCTGCGCGCTACCTATGTCAGCGTTATGGAACAATCGTATGTGTCTCAGGAAAAAAGGATATTATTGTAAGTGAAAATCGTCTTATTACTATTGCTAACGGAAGTCCTCTCATGACCAAAGTTACGGGGTTGGGTTGCTCTGCAACTGCAGTCATCGGAGCATTTGTTGCAGTTGTCGATGATAAGGTTGAAGCAGTGGCGGCCGCTACTGCTTTATTCAGTATCTGCGGAGAGCTCGCTGCTAAACAATGTAATGGGCCGGGGAGTTTACAGGTTTTGTTGTTAGATAAATTGTACAATCTCACGGAAAGGGAATTTAACAACCATTTAAGGATTCATTTTAATGACTAG
- the ppk2 gene encoding polyphosphate kinase 2: protein MTPFDLFSLEKINSSEEILDLLIANNIIKEKKFRKQLAYEKELSKLQFELLKLQQYVIEHNKRVLLIFEGRDAAGKGGSISRMIAKLNPKKYRVVALRKPTEDEQLQWYFQRYIKQLPKQGEIVFFDRSWYNRAMVEPVFGFCTKEQYKQFMAQVNEVESLLIEDGIILIKFFLTISKKEQEGRLNERKEDLLKQWKVGPLDEKAQDKWEDYAHYIDKLLQQTSTKKAPWIEVRTDDKRAARLEIIKYTLGHIEGYKADSAIKNDKKIVMAHT, encoded by the coding sequence ATGACACCATTTGATCTCTTTAGTCTTGAAAAAATCAATAGCAGCGAAGAAATACTGGATTTGTTAATCGCAAATAATATTATCAAGGAAAAGAAATTCAGAAAACAACTCGCCTACGAAAAGGAATTATCGAAACTGCAATTTGAACTGCTTAAATTGCAGCAATACGTTATTGAACATAATAAAAGGGTACTGCTAATTTTTGAAGGTCGTGATGCCGCCGGCAAAGGAGGTAGCATCAGTAGAATGATTGCGAAACTTAATCCAAAAAAATACCGGGTTGTAGCTCTCCGTAAGCCTACCGAAGACGAGCAATTGCAGTGGTACTTTCAACGCTACATCAAGCAGTTGCCTAAACAAGGTGAGATCGTTTTCTTTGATCGCAGCTGGTATAACCGAGCAATGGTTGAACCGGTCTTCGGCTTTTGTACCAAGGAACAGTATAAGCAGTTCATGGCACAGGTCAATGAGGTTGAAAGCCTACTAATAGAAGATGGCATAATCCTGATTAAATTCTTTCTTACTATCTCCAAAAAAGAACAAGAGGGTCGACTAAACGAACGTAAAGAAGATCTACTAAAGCAATGGAAGGTAGGTCCACTGGATGAAAAAGCACAGGATAAATGGGAGGATTATGCACATTATATTGATAAACTATTACAACAAACTTCTACCAAAAAGGCGCCCTGGATAGAAGTTAGAACAGATGATAAGAGGGCGGCACGCCTGGAAATAATAAAATATACCTTAGGCCATATCGAAGGTTACAAAGCAGATAGTGCTATAAAGAACGATAAAAAAATAGTAATGGCACATACCTAA
- a CDS encoding FAD-dependent oxidoreductase: protein MSIQKNNVAIVGAGIGGLSTALALQRQGTNVTVYEAAPNIKPIGAGVGLAANAILGLEKLGVAKEVIGRGKQLTALQMLDDRGKIISDQNTALLGSQFEENNLVIHRADLHEVLLQKIKPVSIVLGKRCTNVMQQENQVLVSFADETQITVDLLIAADGIHSVVRQQLVPSSTPRFAGYTCWRAVIENPGINLNNMVSAETWAIAGRVGISPLPGNKIYWYACIKTHKNNPKMRQMTPKELANHFSGVHKPIAEMLNATSSDQLIWNDIADIKPLKQFVYGNIVLLGDAAHATTPNMGQGACQAIEDAVVLGQCLQQKISLKEALAYYEKRRIARTTRIIRLSRFLGWISHWQQPFLCKLRNGVFRIMPQAFTKKQLKWLFEVDF, encoded by the coding sequence ATGAGTATACAAAAGAACAACGTGGCCATCGTTGGAGCAGGTATTGGCGGATTGAGCACGGCGCTTGCCCTACAACGACAGGGTACGAATGTTACGGTATATGAGGCAGCGCCGAATATTAAACCTATAGGGGCCGGTGTAGGTTTGGCGGCTAATGCAATCTTGGGCTTGGAAAAGCTGGGAGTTGCAAAAGAAGTTATCGGAAGGGGTAAACAATTAACTGCTTTGCAGATGTTGGATGATCGAGGCAAAATAATTAGCGATCAGAATACTGCGCTTTTGGGTAGTCAATTTGAAGAGAATAACCTGGTAATTCATCGTGCCGACCTGCATGAAGTACTTTTGCAAAAAATTAAGCCAGTATCAATAGTGCTGGGTAAACGCTGTACAAATGTGATGCAACAAGAAAATCAAGTTTTGGTAAGCTTTGCTGATGAAACACAGATAACTGTCGACTTACTAATAGCGGCCGACGGCATTCACTCCGTCGTTAGGCAACAGTTAGTTCCTTCCAGTACTCCCCGTTTTGCAGGTTATACCTGCTGGCGGGCAGTCATAGAAAACCCAGGAATTAACTTAAACAACATGGTTTCTGCTGAAACTTGGGCCATAGCAGGCAGGGTTGGTATATCTCCTTTGCCAGGTAATAAAATATACTGGTATGCCTGTATTAAAACGCATAAAAACAACCCTAAAATGCGACAAATGACACCGAAGGAATTGGCAAATCATTTTTCTGGTGTACATAAACCCATAGCAGAAATGCTGAATGCCACTAGCTCTGATCAACTCATTTGGAATGATATAGCAGACATTAAACCGCTTAAACAGTTTGTTTACGGGAATATTGTACTATTGGGTGATGCTGCCCATGCCACCACGCCCAATATGGGACAAGGAGCATGCCAAGCTATTGAAGATGCCGTGGTACTGGGGCAATGTTTGCAACAAAAAATCAGCCTCAAAGAGGCATTAGCCTATTATGAAAAGCGTAGAATAGCAAGAACTACAAGAATCATACGACTATCTAGGTTTCTGGGCTGGATATCGCATTGGCAGCAACCATTCTTATGTAAATTGCGCAACGGTGTTTTTCGAATCATGCCCCAAGCTTTTACAAAAAAACAATTAAAATGGCTGTTTGAAGTCGATTTTTGA
- a CDS encoding VCBS repeat-containing protein, producing MNILSNLFSALVKPRCQLISILFSLIFFFQSCLYAQHEETAYFRDVTATHVPLDPDAHALDIALLDVDGDGDLDVILALESQPNRLYLNDGNGKLSWRKDVFLNKNHDTEHVRVADFNQDGIMDIVFVAEDDQHHEYYLGKGDGSFKNVSDRLLAKSEGNGLDVGDVNGDGLPDIVVGNSGTEGQNFLWMNDQDRPGFFIDATSSGLPQVNDASQSIKLADLDGDGNLDMVVGNEIPPNRLLINDGNGIFTENPDQLDLPVPLHTREVLTFDVDNDGDLDIIFTNLTSNGGPWEKDPRVRILINDGKANFKDETINRMPANKFSTYAGIPIDFDHDGDTDLLLSALKIPPFEPMQVQAYENDGKGNFKDVTSKVIPALTVGRSWGLAIGDLNGDGINDVLIGAWGSQARLLLGKKVGNQ from the coding sequence ATGAACATTTTATCGAACTTATTTTCCGCATTAGTTAAACCACGTTGTCAACTAATAAGTATACTCTTTAGCCTAATTTTTTTCTTTCAATCATGTCTTTATGCGCAGCATGAAGAAACTGCTTATTTCCGAGATGTAACAGCCACCCATGTACCGTTAGATCCCGATGCCCATGCCTTGGATATTGCACTGTTAGATGTAGATGGTGATGGGGATTTAGACGTTATCCTTGCCTTAGAATCTCAACCAAATAGGCTATATCTGAATGACGGTAATGGAAAGCTTAGTTGGAGGAAAGACGTATTTCTCAACAAAAATCATGATACTGAACATGTACGGGTTGCCGACTTCAATCAAGATGGCATCATGGATATTGTTTTTGTGGCAGAAGACGATCAACATCATGAATATTATTTGGGAAAAGGTGATGGGAGCTTTAAGAATGTAAGTGATCGATTGTTAGCTAAAAGTGAGGGAAATGGTCTGGATGTGGGCGATGTGAATGGTGATGGTCTACCCGACATCGTAGTGGGCAACTCCGGAACTGAAGGACAGAACTTTCTTTGGATGAACGACCAAGATCGTCCAGGCTTCTTTATAGATGCCACCAGCAGCGGGTTACCACAGGTTAATGATGCCAGTCAAAGTATAAAATTAGCCGATTTAGATGGTGATGGCAACTTGGATATGGTAGTAGGTAATGAAATTCCCCCCAATCGTTTGCTAATAAACGATGGTAATGGGATTTTTACCGAGAACCCAGATCAGTTAGACCTCCCGGTTCCTTTGCATACCCGGGAAGTTCTGACGTTTGATGTAGATAACGACGGGGATTTAGACATCATATTTACCAATTTAACAAGTAATGGCGGCCCCTGGGAAAAGGACCCTCGCGTTCGTATACTTATTAATGATGGAAAAGCAAATTTTAAAGACGAAACGATCAACCGGATGCCTGCCAATAAATTCTCTACTTACGCAGGAATACCCATCGATTTTGATCATGATGGTGATACTGATTTACTGTTAAGTGCGCTCAAAATCCCTCCTTTTGAACCTATGCAGGTACAAGCTTACGAGAATGATGGAAAGGGAAATTTCAAAGATGTAACCAGTAAAGTTATTCCAGCATTAACGGTGGGCCGAAGTTGGGGTCTGGCCATTGGCGACCTTAATGGTGATGGTATCAACGATGTTCTTATTGGTGCATGGGGCTCTCAAGCGCGTTTATTATTGGGGAAGAAGGTAGGCAACCAGTAA
- a CDS encoding MBL fold metallo-hydrolase, with product MSDLTVTVIGSGDAFSNGGYRQTCFHTHTQHGDFLIDCGASAYQGLKQLAVALDQIDIIIISHFHGDHYGGLPFLLLDMATHGRGKVLTVISPPGCEQRISEMLDLLYPGSDVLGKMNVIFRSYKKYEEIVVNYLTVTAVPVLHKPESLPHGLRIGVADKIISYSGDTEWTDELIMLAKDADLFICECNFYDRITAGHMNYLSLKENIHKLAYKKILLTHFDAEMLMRLNEVEWPHAKDGMSISLG from the coding sequence ATGAGTGACTTAACAGTTACGGTTATTGGGTCTGGTGATGCTTTTTCAAATGGCGGTTACAGGCAAACATGTTTCCATACACATACGCAACATGGAGATTTTTTAATTGATTGTGGTGCAAGTGCATATCAGGGACTGAAGCAACTTGCCGTGGCTTTAGATCAAATAGATATTATTATTATCTCTCATTTTCATGGTGATCATTATGGTGGTTTACCCTTTCTTCTATTGGATATGGCTACACATGGTAGGGGAAAAGTACTTACGGTTATAAGTCCCCCAGGGTGTGAGCAAAGGATCAGCGAAATGCTCGATCTTTTGTATCCTGGGAGTGATGTATTGGGTAAAATGAATGTGATTTTTCGTAGCTATAAAAAGTACGAAGAAATTGTAGTGAATTATCTCACAGTTACTGCAGTACCCGTTCTGCATAAACCGGAAAGTTTACCTCACGGTCTCAGGATAGGTGTAGCGGATAAGATAATCAGTTATTCTGGAGATACCGAATGGACAGATGAATTGATCATGCTCGCAAAAGATGCAGATTTATTTATTTGCGAATGTAATTTTTACGATCGCATAACAGCCGGTCATATGAATTACTTGTCCTTAAAAGAAAACATTCATAAACTTGCATATAAAAAAATCCTTTTGACGCATTTTGATGCGGAAATGCTAATGAGACTAAATGAAGTTGAATGGCCGCATGCTAAAGATGGCATGTCTATTTCTCTAGGCTAA
- a CDS encoding outer membrane beta-barrel protein yields the protein MNQSLSIFTRNGRISVSLLILSLALIPTVALSQDNFISGYVVTNNKDTITGYVDYRNWSVNPEKIAFKAHLTDDRILFSPLDIICFSVAGELYESGIIIGKKNAGENNKESESGILRLQRDTIFLQTLITGEKSLYKYRNRGGTNVFYIKRNGDFELLGYNQYNVQQNGKTYLAKDKQYVAQLISYFQDCPSIVAAIQSTNYSAKYLEKLFLTYYACKNEPIAFKNQTEENKPKWGALSGISVTSLNFEGYGNSPLINTKFDQSTNIAAGVFLEIFIPRNFQKWSIYNELAMSTYKVKGNYNDFTSGENYSTYHTTIGHTHLKTVNMIRFSQAVRRTSLFINAGMTNGFVINETNSMTIVSKFYNSENTREQKALEDTRKYEQGLAIGFGSIYKAMSLQWRLERGSGISAYTNLKSTTNRHYLLLGYSF from the coding sequence ATGAATCAATCTTTATCTATTTTTACGCGAAATGGAAGAATATCCGTTAGCCTATTAATTTTATCACTAGCTCTCATTCCAACTGTTGCGCTCAGTCAGGATAATTTTATATCCGGATACGTTGTTACAAATAATAAAGACACCATAACAGGTTATGTTGACTATCGAAACTGGTCGGTAAACCCCGAAAAAATAGCTTTTAAAGCCCACCTAACAGACGATAGAATTCTTTTTTCACCCCTCGATATCATATGTTTTAGTGTAGCAGGAGAGCTTTATGAAAGTGGTATCATCATTGGTAAGAAAAACGCAGGAGAAAATAATAAGGAATCTGAAAGCGGAATCCTTCGACTTCAACGTGACACCATCTTTTTACAAACGCTTATAACTGGCGAAAAATCCTTGTATAAATACAGAAATAGAGGCGGCACAAATGTGTTTTATATAAAAAGAAATGGAGATTTTGAATTGCTTGGTTATAACCAATATAATGTCCAGCAGAATGGAAAGACTTACCTTGCAAAGGATAAACAATATGTAGCGCAACTGATATCATATTTTCAGGATTGCCCTTCAATTGTAGCTGCCATACAGAGCACAAATTACAGCGCTAAATATTTAGAAAAGCTTTTCTTAACGTATTACGCATGCAAAAACGAACCTATAGCTTTTAAAAATCAAACGGAGGAGAACAAACCAAAATGGGGCGCTTTAAGTGGTATTTCTGTAACTTCGTTGAATTTTGAAGGTTATGGAAATAGCCCTTTGATAAATACCAAATTCGACCAATCAACTAACATCGCAGCTGGTGTATTTCTAGAAATATTTATCCCGAGAAATTTTCAGAAGTGGTCAATCTACAATGAACTTGCTATGAGCACCTATAAAGTAAAAGGGAACTATAATGACTTTACGAGTGGTGAGAACTACTCCACCTATCACACAACTATCGGTCACACGCACCTTAAAACAGTTAATATGATACGCTTTTCACAAGCAGTCAGACGGACATCGCTATTTATTAATGCAGGTATGACTAATGGCTTTGTCATCAACGAAACTAATAGCATGACAATAGTATCTAAATTCTACAACTCAGAAAATACCAGAGAGCAAAAAGCTTTGGAAGACACCAGAAAGTATGAACAAGGTTTGGCTATTGGCTTCGGCAGTATTTATAAAGCAATGTCATTACAGTGGCGATTAGAAAGGGGAAGTGGCATATCCGCTTACACCAATTTAAAATCCACAACCAATAGACATTACTTACTATTGGGTTACTCTTTTTGA
- a CDS encoding acyltransferase family protein — MENTARVNYLDWLRIFAIIGVLLFHSAMPFSKDYQWHISNPEGSDILTEFIFWLSRFRMPLLFFISGAVTWFMVKRRTTSGFILLRLRRLFIPLIVGILVVVPPQVYLERLSQGYKGSYWTFLLSVFSFKPYPEGNFSWHHLWFIVYLFIYDMLLAPFFKWCAGEQAVDFRQKLHFFATKKNVYLLIIPTSLLYGIMVSSYPQTNALINDPLFFIYWMGFVLVGFICMVQPTIIQSLERNRHLSLGIAFLLLVIVNCIRWGSFEWSGHSSPARESWHTKLFSTSFPLMAWTWVFAIVGYGKRYLNITNRAMDYLNTSIYPFFILHQTVIILITYRVVQSTDGIGLKYVFIVISTLFATIMTYHLFIRPFPIMRFLFGMKPLKKKSPIPHKKKAVMKGAEVSAF; from the coding sequence ATGGAAAATACTGCTCGTGTAAATTATCTCGATTGGCTTCGGATTTTTGCCATTATAGGTGTGCTGTTGTTCCATTCGGCTATGCCCTTTTCTAAGGATTATCAATGGCATATTAGCAACCCAGAAGGCAGCGATATATTGACCGAATTCATTTTTTGGCTCAGTCGCTTTCGCATGCCACTGCTGTTTTTTATCTCTGGAGCTGTAACCTGGTTTATGGTTAAAAGAAGAACAACAAGCGGATTCATACTACTTCGGTTACGCCGTCTATTTATTCCACTTATCGTGGGAATATTGGTTGTCGTCCCTCCTCAGGTGTACCTCGAACGGCTTAGCCAAGGTTACAAAGGTAGTTATTGGACATTTCTCCTTTCAGTATTTAGCTTTAAGCCTTATCCTGAAGGAAATTTTAGCTGGCACCACCTATGGTTTATTGTTTATCTCTTCATTTACGACATGCTCCTTGCTCCCTTTTTTAAATGGTGTGCAGGCGAACAAGCAGTGGATTTCAGACAAAAGCTACATTTTTTTGCTACTAAAAAAAATGTATATCTGCTGATAATTCCTACAAGCCTGCTTTACGGTATAATGGTTTCTAGTTATCCGCAAACAAACGCCCTGATAAATGATCCATTATTTTTTATTTATTGGATGGGATTTGTGCTAGTTGGATTTATCTGCATGGTTCAACCGACTATTATACAAAGTTTAGAACGTAATCGCCATTTGTCGTTGGGAATAGCTTTTCTGTTATTGGTAATTGTAAATTGCATTCGGTGGGGAAGTTTTGAATGGTCTGGTCATTCTTCCCCAGCACGCGAAAGCTGGCACACAAAACTTTTTAGCACCTCTTTTCCGTTAATGGCTTGGACTTGGGTATTTGCTATCGTGGGTTATGGCAAAAGATATCTGAATATAACCAATAGGGCGATGGATTACCTAAATACATCTATTTATCCCTTTTTTATCCTACATCAAACCGTGATCATATTGATTACCTATCGTGTAGTACAATCAACAGACGGTATTGGTTTAAAATACGTTTTCATTGTGATCAGCACCCTCTTTGCGACCATTATGACTTACCACCTCTTCATCAGACCCTTTCCTATTATGCGATTTTTGTTTGGCATGAAACCTTTGAAAAAGAAATCACCGATACCACACAAAAAAAAAGCCGTTATGAAGGGAGCAGAAGTTTCGGCTTTCTGA